The following are from one region of the Stanieria sp. NIES-3757 genome:
- the glyA gene encoding serine hydroxymethyltransferase, whose translation MTQTNLDFLAQTDPEIAEVINLELQRQRDHLELIASENFTSAAVLAAQGSVLTNKYAEGLPAKRYYGGCEYVDRAEQLAIDRAKQLFGATAANVQPHSGAQANFAVFLALLEPGDTIMGMDLSHGGHLTHGSPVNVSGKWFKVVQYGVNRETERLDFDSIRELALKERPKLIICGYSAYPRTIEFDKFRAIADEVGAYLMADIAHIAGLVATGHHPNPIPYCDVVTTTTHKTLRGPRGGLILTKDAELGKKFNKAVFPGTQGGPLEHVIAAKAVAFGEALKPEFKTYSAQVIANAQALGEGLKQRGFKLVSDGTDNHLILVDLRSIGMTGKEADRLVSEINITANKNTVPFDPESPFVTSGLRLGSPAMTTRGLGETDFTEIANIVADRLLNPQDEAIKSDCLRRVAQLCDRFPLYPHLKIPFPMTV comes from the coding sequence GTGACTCAAACTAATTTAGACTTTCTTGCCCAAACAGATCCAGAAATTGCTGAAGTTATCAATCTAGAACTACAACGTCAACGAGATCATCTAGAATTAATTGCCAGCGAAAACTTTACTTCGGCTGCGGTTTTGGCAGCACAGGGTTCAGTATTGACCAACAAATATGCTGAAGGTCTACCAGCTAAACGATACTATGGTGGTTGTGAATATGTTGATCGTGCCGAACAACTAGCCATTGATCGCGCTAAACAATTATTTGGTGCAACAGCAGCTAATGTTCAACCCCACTCAGGCGCACAAGCCAATTTTGCTGTGTTTTTGGCTTTACTTGAACCAGGGGACACCATTATGGGGATGGATTTATCCCATGGCGGACACTTAACCCACGGTTCACCAGTTAACGTGTCTGGTAAATGGTTTAAAGTGGTTCAGTATGGAGTCAATCGTGAGACAGAAAGATTAGACTTCGACTCCATTAGAGAATTGGCACTCAAAGAACGTCCCAAACTAATTATTTGTGGTTATTCCGCTTACCCCCGTACCATCGAATTTGACAAATTTAGAGCGATCGCGGATGAAGTAGGGGCATATTTAATGGCTGATATTGCCCATATCGCTGGTTTAGTAGCGACAGGACATCATCCTAACCCAATTCCCTATTGTGATGTTGTTACTACTACCACTCACAAAACTTTACGAGGCCCTAGAGGCGGATTAATCCTCACTAAAGATGCCGAATTAGGCAAAAAATTTAATAAAGCGGTATTTCCTGGTACTCAAGGAGGTCCTTTAGAACACGTAATTGCTGCTAAAGCAGTTGCTTTTGGTGAAGCACTCAAACCTGAATTTAAAACCTATTCGGCTCAAGTAATTGCCAATGCCCAAGCTTTGGGAGAAGGTTTAAAACAACGCGGGTTTAAACTAGTATCCGATGGCACAGACAATCATTTAATTCTGGTTGATTTACGTTCGATTGGCATGACAGGAAAAGAAGCCGATCGCTTGGTAAGTGAAATAAATATTACAGCCAATAAAAATACCGTTCCTTTCGATCCTGAATCTCCATTTGTTACCAGTGGTTTACGTTTAGGTTCACCAGCCATGACAACTAGAGGATTAGGGGAGACAGATTTTACCGAGATTGCTAACATTGTTGCAGACAGACTGCTGAATCCCCAGGATGAAGCAATTAAAAGCGATTGTCTGCGCCGAGTCGCGCAACTATGCGATCGCTTTCCCCTCTACCCTCATCTCAAAATTCCTTTCCCCATGACTGTCTAG
- a CDS encoding cobalamin synthesis protein P47K: MTQTTVSPNQLETSKHGLPVTIITGFLGSGKTTLLNHILTNQEGLKTAVLVNEFGEIGIDNELIVSTDESMVELNNGCICCTINEDLVNAVYKILEREDKIDYLVVETTGLADPLPVALTFLGTELREMTRLDSIITMVDSANYSLDLFNSQAAFSQIQYGDVIILNKTDLVDEADVDLLEVKIREIKQDARILRTQKSQVPLPLVLSVGLFESDKYFDSIESEPEHHEHDHHDHHEHHHHHDHEHDHHHHHSDHLENDGFTSLSIQTDKPFSIRKFQYFLDNQLPGNVFRAKGILWFDESPKRHIFHLSGKRFTIEDEEWKGDKKNQLVLIGQNLDHDTLREQIENCLCLPSENRGKGFGK; this comes from the coding sequence ATGACTCAAACTACTGTTTCTCCTAATCAACTGGAAACCTCAAAACACGGTTTACCAGTTACCATCATTACAGGTTTTCTTGGTAGTGGAAAAACTACTCTTCTTAATCATATTCTCACGAATCAAGAAGGATTGAAAACTGCTGTTTTAGTTAATGAGTTTGGGGAAATTGGCATTGATAATGAATTAATTGTCTCTACTGATGAAAGCATGGTAGAGCTAAATAATGGTTGTATCTGCTGTACCATCAACGAAGATTTAGTTAACGCTGTCTATAAAATTCTCGAACGAGAAGACAAAATTGATTATTTGGTGGTAGAAACAACCGGTTTAGCCGATCCTCTTCCTGTTGCTCTCACCTTTTTGGGTACAGAATTACGAGAGATGACTCGTTTAGATTCAATTATTACGATGGTAGACTCGGCTAATTACAGTCTGGATTTATTTAATAGTCAGGCTGCTTTTAGTCAGATTCAATACGGCGATGTCATCATTCTTAATAAAACTGATTTAGTCGATGAAGCTGATGTTGATTTACTTGAAGTCAAAATTAGAGAGATCAAACAAGATGCCAGAATCCTCCGTACCCAAAAATCTCAAGTACCTCTTCCTCTAGTTCTCAGTGTCGGTTTATTTGAGTCAGATAAGTATTTTGATTCAATAGAATCTGAACCTGAACATCATGAGCATGACCATCACGACCATCATGAACACCATCATCATCACGATCATGAACATGACCATCATCACCATCACTCAGATCATTTAGAAAATGATGGTTTTACCTCTCTCTCAATTCAAACTGATAAACCTTTTAGTATTAGAAAATTCCAATATTTTCTTGACAATCAATTACCAGGTAATGTTTTTCGAGCTAAAGGTATTCTTTGGTTTGATGAAAGTCCCAAACGTCATATTTTTCATTTAAGTGGCAAAAGATTCACTATTGAAGATGAAGAATGGAAAGGAGACAAGAAAAATCAATTGGTTTTAATTGGTCAAAATTTAGACCATGATACTTTAAGAGAACAAATTGAAAATTGTCTTTGTCTTCCTTCAGAAAACCGAGGCAAAGGTTTTGGGAAATAA
- a CDS encoding cysteinyl-tRNA synthetase — protein MTLTVYNTLTRRQEAFETLEPNQVRMYCCGITVYDYCHLGHARTCIVWDVVRRYLQWRGYQVQYIQNFTDIDDKILNRARQEGTSMEDVSERFIKAYFEDMERLNVGQADAYPRATHTLDGIKRLVYELEQKGFAYPADGDVYYSVRHFNDYGKLSGRKLEDLQAGASGRVEVADPEEAKKKDPFDFALWKAAKEGEPAWESPWGAGRPGWHIECSAMVRERLGETIDLHVGGSDLIFPHHENEIAQSEAVTGKPLANYWLHNGMVKVGGEKMSKSLGNFTTIRDLLDQPTDSMAVRLFILQAHYRKPVDFTDEALEAATNGWHTLKEGLLFGYQYGQQLGWNQEFLNLPTKAEENEFTIRFREAVDEDFNFAGGLAVLFDLAKNLRKEGNLLIHQGKTETDPEELLQQWHSLRELAGVLGFVTQPETTNNNVETGISDREIKSLIQQRTEARKAKNWAESDRIRDELKAQGISLIDKPGNVTTWHRD, from the coding sequence ATGACCTTAACCGTTTACAATACTCTCACTCGTCGCCAAGAAGCATTTGAAACCTTGGAACCAAATCAGGTTCGGATGTATTGCTGTGGCATTACAGTTTATGATTATTGTCATTTGGGTCATGCCAGAACTTGTATTGTTTGGGATGTAGTTCGTCGTTATCTACAATGGCGAGGCTATCAAGTACAGTATATTCAAAATTTTACCGATATTGACGATAAAATTCTCAATCGGGCAAGGCAAGAAGGTACATCGATGGAAGATGTATCGGAACGTTTCATCAAAGCTTACTTTGAAGATATGGAACGTTTAAATGTTGGTCAAGCTGATGCTTATCCCCGCGCTACTCATACTTTGGATGGGATTAAGCGTTTAGTTTATGAGTTGGAACAAAAGGGTTTTGCCTATCCTGCTGATGGTGATGTTTATTATTCGGTTAGACATTTTAACGATTACGGAAAGTTATCAGGCAGAAAATTAGAAGATTTACAAGCAGGGGCAAGCGGTAGAGTAGAAGTAGCAGATCCTGAAGAAGCTAAGAAAAAAGACCCCTTCGATTTTGCCCTTTGGAAAGCTGCGAAAGAAGGGGAACCAGCTTGGGAATCTCCTTGGGGTGCAGGTCGTCCTGGCTGGCATATCGAATGTTCAGCTATGGTAAGGGAGAGACTGGGGGAAACTATCGATCTTCATGTGGGTGGCAGCGATCTAATTTTTCCCCATCATGAAAACGAAATCGCCCAATCAGAGGCAGTTACAGGGAAGCCTTTAGCTAATTATTGGTTGCACAATGGCATGGTGAAGGTAGGCGGGGAAAAAATGTCAAAATCCCTGGGCAATTTTACAACGATCCGCGATTTACTCGATCAACCAACCGATTCGATGGCAGTCAGATTATTTATTCTCCAGGCGCATTATCGCAAACCCGTTGATTTTACTGATGAAGCTTTAGAAGCTGCTACTAATGGTTGGCATACCCTCAAGGAAGGGTTGTTGTTTGGTTATCAATATGGACAGCAATTAGGTTGGAATCAAGAGTTTCTTAATTTGCCCACAAAAGCAGAGGAAAATGAATTTACGATTCGTTTCCGAGAAGCGGTAGATGAAGATTTTAATTTTGCAGGTGGATTAGCAGTTTTGTTCGATCTAGCCAAGAATTTGCGAAAAGAAGGCAATTTATTGATTCATCAGGGTAAAACTGAAACTGATCCTGAAGAATTACTTCAACAATGGCATTCTTTAAGAGAATTAGCAGGTGTTTTAGGATTTGTCACCCAACCAGAAACAACAAATAATAATGTTGAAACTGGAATCAGCGATCGCGAAATTAAATCCTTAATCCAACAACGTACTGAAGCCAGAAAAGCCAAAAACTGGGCAGAGAGCGATCGCATTCGAGATGAATTGAAAGCTCAAGGGATTAGTTTAATCGATAAGCCTGGTAATGTGACTACTTGGCATCGAGATTAG